A genomic window from Candidatus Binatia bacterium includes:
- a CDS encoding thioredoxin domain-containing protein, whose protein sequence is MAKPNRLAAEQSPYLRQHALNPVDWYPWGPEALERARNENRPILLSVGYSACHWCHVMERESFEDDSIAAVMNEGFVNIKVDREERPDVDAIYMNTVQMLTGSGGWPLTVFLSPDGKPFYGGTYYPPEDRYGRPGFPRVLEAVLQAFNDKPSELTRTTEQLLEGLTKLSQFQTNAGALSRATITSAAEKLFGARDVTHGGLGDAPKFPNAPAFQLFLRQHSAAGRGDMLEAFEQTLTAMARGGMYDQLGGGFHRYSVDAHWLVPHFEKMLYDNAQLVPLYLDGFAATGEPLYRRIATETLDYLLREMTDPEGGFYSTQDADTEGEEGLTYLWRLEEIESLLDEKHARVLTRYYQVDEVGNFAEPGQTERRSILHVKLSIDEIAKLQQKEPREIETLLAEGQATLLAAREKRPQPGRDEKVLTSWNALAIRAFVRGACVLEEPRYLDAARRAAAFIDSKLRDENGRLLRTTKDGVARYHAYLDDHAFLAASLLDLFEATGTKSYLDRARELADILVREFLDADVGGFFFTSTDHEELIDRPKIAFDSSIPAGNAVATETFLRLAHLAGEDRYREIGEQALALFGDLLEKQPFGLAYLLGVLDDHLRGPREVVIVGKRDLPETAALVRAAHTTYAPGQSVFVVDPNEPDAFVPVPARGKTQTLGAPAAYVCESFTCSAPVMEPDDLRTILKRRPLPDS, encoded by the coding sequence ATGGCAAAGCCCAATCGCCTGGCCGCAGAGCAGAGCCCGTACCTACGTCAGCACGCGCTGAATCCCGTCGATTGGTATCCGTGGGGGCCCGAAGCCCTCGAGCGAGCGCGTAACGAGAACCGTCCGATTCTTCTCTCGGTCGGCTACTCCGCCTGCCACTGGTGCCACGTGATGGAGCGCGAGTCGTTCGAAGACGACTCGATCGCGGCCGTCATGAACGAGGGCTTCGTGAACATCAAGGTAGATCGCGAAGAGCGCCCCGACGTCGACGCGATCTACATGAACACCGTGCAGATGCTGACCGGCTCCGGCGGCTGGCCGCTCACCGTGTTCCTCTCCCCGGACGGGAAACCCTTCTACGGAGGCACCTATTACCCACCGGAAGATCGCTACGGTCGGCCCGGCTTCCCGCGCGTTCTGGAGGCGGTTCTCCAGGCCTTCAACGACAAGCCCTCCGAGCTGACCCGCACGACCGAGCAGCTTCTCGAGGGCCTCACCAAGCTCTCCCAGTTTCAGACGAACGCCGGAGCACTCTCGCGAGCCACGATCACGAGCGCGGCGGAGAAACTCTTCGGCGCCCGCGATGTGACCCACGGCGGACTCGGAGACGCGCCGAAGTTCCCGAACGCCCCGGCGTTCCAGCTTTTTCTTCGCCAGCACTCCGCGGCCGGTCGAGGCGACATGCTCGAAGCCTTCGAGCAGACCCTCACCGCAATGGCCCGCGGTGGCATGTACGACCAGCTCGGGGGGGGGTTCCACCGCTACTCGGTCGATGCTCATTGGCTCGTCCCGCACTTCGAGAAGATGCTGTACGACAACGCCCAACTCGTACCTCTGTACCTCGACGGGTTCGCGGCGACCGGAGAGCCGTTGTACCGCCGCATCGCAACGGAGACGTTGGACTACCTTCTGCGCGAGATGACCGATCCGGAAGGCGGTTTCTACTCGACCCAGGACGCCGACACCGAAGGCGAAGAGGGCCTCACGTATCTGTGGCGCCTCGAGGAGATCGAGAGCCTCCTCGACGAGAAACATGCCCGGGTCCTCACGCGCTACTACCAGGTCGACGAGGTCGGAAATTTCGCGGAGCCGGGTCAGACCGAGCGCCGCAGCATCCTGCACGTGAAACTCTCCATCGACGAGATAGCGAAGCTCCAACAAAAGGAGCCCCGGGAGATCGAGACTCTGCTCGCTGAAGGGCAGGCCACCCTCCTCGCCGCGCGCGAGAAGCGCCCCCAACCCGGTCGGGACGAAAAGGTGCTCACGAGTTGGAACGCTCTGGCCATCCGCGCCTTCGTCCGCGGTGCCTGCGTCCTGGAGGAGCCCCGCTATCTCGACGCCGCCCGGCGCGCGGCTGCCTTCATCGATAGCAAGCTGCGAGATGAGAACGGGCGCCTCTTGCGGACCACCAAGGATGGCGTCGCGCGCTATCACGCCTACCTCGACGATCACGCCTTCCTTGCGGCGTCGCTGCTCGATCTCTTCGAGGCCACCGGGACCAAGAGCTACCTCGACCGGGCCCGGGAGCTCGCCGACATCCTAGTTCGGGAGTTCCTCGACGCCGATGTCGGCGGCTTTTTCTTCACCTCTACCGATCACGAGGAACTGATCGACCGGCCCAAGATCGCCTTCGACAGTTCGATTCCGGCCGGAAACGCGGTCGCGACGGAGACTTTTCTACGCCTCGCCCACCTCGCCGGAGAGGATCGCTACCGCGAGATCGGCGAACAGGCACTCGCACTGTTCGGCGATCTTCTAGAGAAGCAGCCCTTCGGACTCGCCTACCTCCTCGGCGTGCTCGACGACCATCTCCGCGGGCCCCGTGAAGTCGTGATCGTCGGCAAGCGCGATCTGCCGGAGACGGCCGCGCTGGTCCGCGCCGCCCACACGACTTACGCACCGGGGCAATCGGTCTTCGTCGTCGATCCGAACGAGCCCGACGCCTTCGTGCCCGTCCCTGCTCGCGGAAAAACGCAGACGCTGGGCGCCCCGGCGGCGTACGTCTGCGAATCGTTTACCTGCTCTGCGCCCGTCATGGAGCCCGACGACCTTCGTACAATCCTCAAGCGGCGGCCGCTTCCCGATTCCTGA
- a CDS encoding acetyl-CoA hydrolase/transferase C-terminal domain-containing protein, whose protein sequence is MERVRADKAVSEIPAGARVVLPQGCIEPWSVFDAIAASRGDPANPTRLYSGLQFGRYRFLGDLDATDHETGGLGPGYRYVTWQVGGAIRRIARSGRIGFLPLRFGDIPRLFGRGGFLSAEVAVIQCTPPRAGRVSLGSACAIYPAMVEAAKLVIAEIHPDMPWSDGTTEIPVDAIDFAVDATGPLGTLPRASCDDIDRAIVDHVLELIPDDAWVQLGVGTIPEAVLLALSERSGINLHSGMYSDPLLEFLDRQPNAKVVTGEVSGSVEMYRQAVADPRVSLQPTTVTHSLPYLAGIERFVSINSAIEVDLTGQVNGATIGGHCVSGVGGSLDFVEGARYSPGGFSVVAMRSKAKAHSRIVPRLPEGNAVSLPNFTVDFVVTEQGVARLTGCDLEERAAALRAIAAPEMRAGL, encoded by the coding sequence GTGGAGCGCGTTCGGGCCGACAAAGCCGTCTCTGAGATCCCGGCCGGGGCGCGCGTCGTTCTACCGCAGGGCTGCATCGAGCCGTGGTCGGTGTTCGACGCAATCGCCGCGTCACGCGGAGATCCGGCGAACCCGACGCGTCTGTACTCGGGACTCCAGTTCGGGCGCTACCGGTTCCTGGGTGATCTCGATGCGACCGACCACGAGACGGGCGGGCTCGGACCGGGCTATCGCTACGTGACTTGGCAGGTCGGTGGAGCGATTCGCCGGATCGCCCGTAGTGGCCGGATCGGGTTCCTTCCCCTGCGCTTCGGCGATATCCCGCGACTGTTCGGGCGGGGTGGGTTTCTGTCCGCCGAGGTTGCCGTCATTCAGTGCACGCCGCCGCGCGCCGGGCGCGTGAGTCTCGGCAGTGCGTGCGCGATCTATCCGGCGATGGTCGAGGCGGCGAAGCTCGTCATCGCCGAGATCCACCCGGACATGCCCTGGTCGGATGGAACGACCGAGATTCCCGTCGATGCGATCGATTTCGCCGTCGACGCGACCGGACCGCTCGGCACTCTCCCGCGTGCATCCTGCGACGACATCGATCGCGCGATCGTCGACCATGTCCTCGAGCTGATCCCGGACGACGCCTGGGTCCAGCTCGGCGTGGGTACGATTCCGGAAGCGGTTCTACTCGCCCTGTCGGAGCGGTCCGGAATCAACCTGCATTCCGGGATGTACAGCGACCCGCTGCTCGAATTCCTCGATCGCCAGCCGAATGCGAAGGTCGTGACTGGAGAAGTGTCGGGTTCGGTCGAGATGTACCGGCAGGCCGTCGCCGATCCAAGGGTGTCGCTCCAGCCGACCACCGTCACCCACAGCCTGCCCTACCTCGCCGGCATCGAGCGCTTCGTATCGATCAACTCGGCGATCGAAGTCGATCTGACCGGACAGGTGAACGGTGCGACGATCGGGGGCCACTGCGTGAGCGGTGTCGGCGGTAGTCTCGATTTCGTCGAGGGCGCGCGGTACTCGCCTGGCGGCTTTTCCGTCGTCGCGATGCGGTCGAAGGCAAAGGCGCATTCGCGAATCGTGCCGCGCTTGCCGGAAGGAAACGCGGTTTCACTTCCGAACTTCACCGTGGACTTCGTCGTGACGGAGCAAGGCGTCGCGCGTCTCACCGGCTGCGATCTGGAGGAGCGCGCCGCGGCGTTGCGCGCGATCGCCGCCCCGGAGATGCGCGCCGGGCTCTAG
- a CDS encoding tRNA-dihydrouridine synthase family protein encodes MQGLRTSPAGVAPPLERWNTLAARGVRVDFPFFLAPMVGLSHVALRMTARSYFPRDTNSLLFTEMLSSRRLPAERMGDRPETATFAEETNLVPQLLGNEERFIAASLDKLQSMRPAAVDINMGCPVTQALKHNWGVALMGDPAYAEEVVRTTVRLSRWPVSVKLRTGLDDDLEYLLDFCRMLEEAGAAWITLHPRIARQQRRGSANWDYIARVRDTVSIPVVGNGDVQTTEDALSLLSRTGCDGVMIGRAAVARPWIFWQIGEAMGLPPPPGREGDEAPADGYEEGAEFHSAFKRFVDIAEPHFPARDARKRVNFFVHWGARWLDFGHELWRRISSAPDMQETRARAAAFFTKPQRMTARTVLRG; translated from the coding sequence ATGCAGGGGCTTCGAACGAGCCCGGCTGGGGTCGCTCCGCCGCTGGAGCGATGGAACACCCTGGCCGCGCGCGGAGTTCGGGTCGACTTCCCGTTCTTCTTGGCGCCCATGGTGGGTCTCTCCCACGTGGCGCTGCGAATGACCGCTCGCAGCTACTTCCCGCGCGACACGAACAGCCTCCTGTTCACCGAGATGCTGTCCTCGCGGAGGCTGCCCGCAGAACGCATGGGCGACCGACCGGAAACCGCGACATTCGCTGAAGAGACCAACCTGGTCCCGCAGCTGCTCGGCAACGAAGAGCGCTTCATCGCGGCGTCCCTCGACAAGCTCCAGAGCATGCGACCGGCCGCAGTCGACATCAACATGGGGTGCCCGGTCACTCAGGCTCTGAAACACAACTGGGGGGTCGCGTTGATGGGCGACCCGGCGTACGCAGAGGAAGTCGTGCGCACGACAGTTCGTCTCTCTCGTTGGCCGGTCTCGGTGAAGCTCCGGACCGGGCTCGACGACGACCTCGAATACCTCCTCGATTTCTGTCGGATGCTCGAGGAAGCCGGCGCCGCATGGATCACGCTCCATCCGCGAATCGCCCGACAGCAGCGGCGTGGCTCCGCGAACTGGGACTACATCGCGCGTGTTCGAGACACCGTTTCAATTCCGGTCGTAGGCAACGGTGACGTTCAGACGACGGAAGACGCGTTGTCCCTTCTGAGTCGAACTGGATGCGACGGCGTCATGATCGGCCGCGCCGCCGTCGCGCGGCCGTGGATCTTCTGGCAGATCGGCGAGGCCATGGGGCTGCCCCCACCGCCCGGACGTGAGGGAGACGAGGCGCCTGCGGATGGGTACGAGGAGGGGGCCGAGTTCCACAGCGCCTTCAAGCGCTTCGTCGACATCGCCGAGCCACACTTCCCGGCACGCGACGCGCGAAAGCGCGTGAACTTCTTCGTGCATTGGGGCGCACGCTGGCTCGATTTCGGCCACGAGCTGTGGCGGCGAATCTCTTCGGCACCGGACATGCAGGAAACCCGCGCACGCGCGGCCGCTTTCTTCACGAAGCCGCAACGTATGACGGCGCGAACGGTCCTGCGGGGCTGA
- a CDS encoding FIST N-terminal domain-containing protein: MLVARSSASRKADPDAAAREVADGLAGLGGADSSRAAVFFATDDYGPAFERISRLVSTRAGIGSVIGCSAGSVISRDPAPSARGISALAVGGLTGVERFFIQGLRGRSEQYGREIGRLAAGDDAAPATILLLADSYNLAPEELLSGIAETAGDASVIGAGATESGAVGQTAVVGHGTSSTNAVAGLVLRGVSVAPIRSPVFSPIGRWWTITQAEANRVERLDGRPALECVLEALPPSLRENPDEALGFIQVALAESDSVQSTDAPLLRPIVGADAHGDALLIGDEVVPGMRFALAARDPAVARERLDSSVAKLSAMPSLSAVLYFHSALGDSAPYGLPDLDTAYLRRDLAETPIAGFGSYVTFAPHLGRNRFHHFTGLLAGLAPDGSISEEDPNAGKPTRR, from the coding sequence ATGCTGGTCGCCAGAAGCAGTGCCTCCCGCAAGGCCGATCCGGACGCAGCGGCCCGGGAGGTCGCCGACGGGCTGGCCGGGCTCGGTGGGGCGGATTCGTCACGCGCCGCGGTGTTTTTCGCGACCGACGACTATGGGCCGGCCTTCGAGAGGATCTCCCGGCTGGTATCGACCCGGGCAGGCATCGGGTCGGTGATTGGTTGCTCGGCGGGGAGCGTGATCTCGCGGGATCCGGCGCCTTCAGCGCGGGGAATCTCGGCCCTCGCCGTCGGCGGTCTGACCGGCGTCGAGCGGTTTTTCATCCAGGGGCTCCGTGGTCGCTCCGAACAGTACGGCCGGGAGATCGGGCGGCTCGCAGCGGGTGACGACGCTGCGCCGGCGACGATTCTCTTGCTCGCCGACAGCTACAATCTCGCCCCCGAGGAGCTCTTGAGTGGCATCGCCGAAACGGCCGGCGACGCGTCGGTCATCGGTGCGGGGGCAACGGAAAGCGGGGCGGTCGGCCAGACTGCGGTGGTGGGACACGGGACCAGCTCGACGAATGCGGTGGCGGGTCTGGTTCTTCGCGGCGTTTCGGTGGCGCCGATTCGAAGCCCGGTGTTCAGCCCGATCGGTCGCTGGTGGACCATCACGCAGGCGGAAGCCAATCGCGTCGAGCGACTCGACGGCCGGCCGGCGCTCGAGTGCGTTCTCGAAGCGCTTCCGCCGAGCCTGCGCGAAAATCCAGACGAGGCACTCGGATTCATCCAGGTGGCCCTCGCCGAATCGGATTCAGTGCAATCCACAGACGCTCCCCTCCTGCGACCGATCGTAGGTGCCGACGCGCATGGGGACGCCCTTCTCATCGGGGACGAGGTCGTCCCGGGGATGCGGTTTGCCCTCGCCGCCCGGGACCCGGCAGTGGCGCGAGAGCGCCTCGATTCGAGCGTGGCGAAGCTGTCCGCGATGCCGTCCTTGTCCGCCGTCCTGTATTTTCACAGTGCGCTCGGGGACTCTGCACCCTACGGCTTGCCGGATCTCGATACGGCCTACCTCAGACGGGACCTCGCAGAGACGCCGATCGCGGGCTTCGGGAGCTACGTCACGTTCGCCCCCCATCTGGGCCGGAACCGGTTCCACCATTTCACCGGCCTCCTTGCCGGGCTGGCGCCGGACGGCTCGATCAGCGAAGAAGATCCCAACGCTGGCAAACCCACGAGGAGGTAA
- the gloB gene encoding hydroxyacylglutathione hydrolase: MRVVPVPVLQDNYSYLVIDETENVAAVVDCAQVEPMLAAAQAEGVTITTVLSTHHHYDHVGGNEEIAGKISVRVYGNADDDGRIPALTDGVREGDTVHVGTITARPILVPAHTSGHMAYYFEQHRSVFTGDTLFAAGCGRLFEGDPEQMMGSLAKLNALPDNTKVYCGHEYTVKNLEFASTLEPKNKAITDKLAWAQARRRERQPTVPSTIGSERTTNPFLRTRSQELRESIQERFPDVGEDEVEIFGATRRLKDGF, encoded by the coding sequence GTGCGCGTCGTACCCGTCCCCGTCCTGCAGGACAATTACAGCTATCTGGTGATCGACGAGACCGAGAACGTTGCGGCCGTGGTTGATTGCGCCCAGGTCGAACCGATGCTCGCCGCGGCGCAGGCCGAAGGCGTCACGATCACGACCGTTTTGTCGACCCACCACCACTACGATCACGTGGGCGGGAACGAAGAGATCGCGGGTAAGATCTCGGTTCGGGTTTACGGAAACGCGGATGACGACGGACGCATCCCGGCGCTCACCGACGGGGTGCGAGAGGGTGACACCGTGCACGTCGGCACGATCACCGCGCGACCGATCCTGGTGCCGGCTCACACGAGCGGACACATGGCCTATTACTTCGAGCAGCACCGGTCGGTGTTCACTGGCGATACACTGTTTGCCGCCGGGTGTGGACGTCTCTTTGAGGGCGATCCCGAACAGATGATGGGTTCGCTCGCGAAGCTGAACGCGCTCCCCGACAACACGAAGGTGTATTGCGGTCACGAGTACACCGTGAAGAACCTGGAGTTCGCGAGCACGCTCGAGCCCAAGAACAAGGCGATCACCGACAAGCTCGCTTGGGCCCAGGCCAGGCGGCGCGAACGTCAGCCGACGGTTCCGAGCACGATCGGGTCGGAACGCACGACGAATCCCTTCCTGCGGACGCGCAGCCAGGAACTGCGCGAGTCGATCCAGGAGCGCTTCCCGGACGTGGGCGAGGACGAGGTCGAGATCTTCGGAGCGACACGCCGTTTGAAAGACGGGTTCTAG
- the gyrA gene encoding DNA gyrase subunit A, translated as MAVRIPVNIEDEMRQSYMAYAMSVIVGRALPNARDGLKPVHRRVLHAMNELGVDWNKSYKKSARIVGDVIGKYHPHGDSAVYDAIVRLAQDFSMRYPLVDGQGNFGSVDGDAAAAMRYTEIRLSRIAGELLADIDKDTVDFVGNYDESEHEPFILPAKIPNLLLNGSAGIAVGMATNIPPHNLNELLDGCLALLEEPSLSSLDLMKYIPGPDFPTAGFIVGTAAIQEAYMSGRGVLQIRASAEIETHPKTGREKIIVDAIPYQVNKARLIERIADLVNEKKIEGISDLRDESDRNGMRIVIELKRDAVSQVILNQLFKLTQMQDSFGVNLLAIVDGQPKLLNLREALVVFLDHRREIITRRTVFDLKKAEDRLHILKGLKIALDNLDAVIALIRAAPNPAEARTGLMSTFSLTEIQAQAILDMRLQRLTNLERDKILEEYRECEETIARLKFILDTPSEVDRIIGEELAEIRDRYGDERRTQIIETGDEITNEDLIPREDMVVTVSHAGYIKRIAATEYRAQRRGGRGKLGATARDEDFIEDLVVASTHDIILFFTTAGRVHWRKVYEIPSGSRIARGKAVVNLLQLGAEEQLSAFLTVPEFTEGSRVILGTRRGTVKKTDLMAYSNRRASGLIAVNLEEGDSLIGAGLVEDGHEVLLSTRTGQAIRFRESDARSMGRSAGGVRGISLDGDDEVVSLSVLSPEATILTVSEGGMGKRSELEEYRLQTRGGKGIITMKVSNRTGGVVGVAQVREADEVMLVTDRGRLIRMRVDEMRVIGRNTQGVKMVVLDDGERVVSVARMVEGDVQADGEADESEGGEPEAVAESPEVPETPEDA; from the coding sequence ATGGCAGTACGCATTCCGGTCAACATCGAAGACGAGATGCGGCAGTCCTACATGGCGTACGCAATGAGCGTCATCGTGGGCCGTGCGCTCCCCAACGCCCGCGACGGGCTCAAGCCCGTGCATCGCCGCGTGCTCCACGCGATGAATGAGCTCGGGGTTGATTGGAACAAGTCCTACAAGAAGTCGGCACGCATCGTCGGCGACGTCATCGGTAAGTACCACCCGCACGGTGATTCCGCGGTTTACGATGCGATCGTCCGCCTCGCCCAGGATTTCTCGATGCGGTACCCCTTGGTCGACGGACAGGGGAACTTCGGCTCGGTCGACGGCGACGCCGCTGCGGCCATGCGATACACCGAGATCCGCCTTTCGCGGATCGCGGGTGAGCTCCTCGCCGACATCGACAAGGATACGGTCGATTTCGTCGGAAATTACGACGAATCCGAGCACGAGCCGTTCATCCTACCCGCGAAGATCCCGAATCTTCTGCTGAACGGATCGGCGGGTATCGCCGTGGGCATGGCGACCAACATCCCGCCGCACAACCTGAATGAGCTGCTCGACGGCTGCCTGGCCCTGCTCGAAGAACCGAGCCTCTCATCGCTCGACCTGATGAAGTACATCCCCGGCCCGGATTTCCCGACGGCGGGCTTCATCGTGGGGACAGCGGCGATCCAAGAGGCCTACATGAGTGGCCGCGGCGTCCTTCAGATCCGCGCCAGCGCCGAGATCGAGACGCATCCCAAGACCGGCCGCGAGAAGATCATCGTCGACGCGATCCCGTACCAGGTGAACAAGGCGCGCCTGATCGAACGCATCGCCGATCTCGTCAACGAGAAGAAGATCGAAGGCATCTCCGACCTGCGCGACGAGTCCGATCGCAACGGGATGCGCATCGTGATCGAGCTCAAGCGCGACGCCGTGAGCCAGGTCATCCTGAACCAACTCTTCAAGCTCACGCAGATGCAGGACTCGTTCGGCGTGAACCTGCTCGCCATCGTCGACGGCCAGCCGAAGCTGCTGAACCTGCGCGAAGCGCTCGTCGTCTTCCTCGACCATCGCCGCGAGATCATTACGCGCCGGACCGTCTTCGATCTGAAAAAAGCCGAAGACAGGCTGCACATTCTCAAGGGTCTGAAGATCGCCCTCGACAATCTCGACGCGGTCATTGCCCTGATCCGCGCCGCGCCGAACCCGGCCGAGGCCCGTACGGGCTTGATGTCGACGTTCTCCCTGACGGAGATCCAGGCGCAGGCCATCCTCGACATGCGCCTCCAGCGCCTCACGAATCTCGAGCGCGACAAGATTCTCGAGGAGTACCGGGAGTGCGAGGAGACGATCGCGCGGTTGAAGTTCATCCTCGATACCCCCTCGGAAGTCGACCGGATCATAGGCGAGGAGTTGGCCGAGATTCGCGATCGCTACGGCGACGAGCGACGCACGCAGATCATCGAGACCGGCGACGAGATCACCAACGAGGATCTCATCCCGCGCGAAGACATGGTCGTGACAGTGTCTCACGCCGGATACATCAAGCGGATTGCCGCTACCGAGTACCGCGCGCAGCGCCGCGGTGGCCGTGGAAAGCTGGGGGCGACGGCCCGCGACGAGGACTTCATCGAAGATCTCGTGGTCGCGTCGACCCACGACATCATCCTGTTCTTCACGACTGCGGGACGTGTGCACTGGCGGAAGGTCTACGAGATCCCGTCGGGCAGCCGGATCGCGCGCGGCAAGGCCGTCGTGAACCTGCTCCAACTCGGAGCCGAAGAGCAGCTGTCGGCCTTCCTCACCGTGCCCGAATTCACCGAAGGTTCTCGCGTCATCCTGGGAACCCGGCGCGGTACTGTGAAGAAGACCGATCTGATGGCGTACTCCAACCGGAGAGCCTCGGGCCTGATCGCTGTAAACCTCGAAGAGGGCGACAGCCTGATCGGAGCCGGCCTCGTCGAAGACGGACACGAGGTTCTTCTGTCCACGCGTACGGGTCAGGCGATCCGTTTCCGCGAGAGTGACGCTCGCTCGATGGGACGCTCCGCCGGCGGTGTCCGCGGGATCTCGCTCGACGGAGACGACGAGGTCGTCAGTCTTTCCGTCCTCTCGCCGGAGGCCACGATCCTCACGGTTTCCGAGGGGGGTATGGGCAAGCGCAGCGAGCTCGAGGAGTACCGGCTCCAGACGCGCGGCGGCAAAGGCATCATCACCATGAAGGTCAGCAATCGAACGGGCGGTGTGGTCGGTGTTGCGCAGGTCCGCGAGGCCGACGAGGTCATGCTGGTGACCGACCGCGGACGGCTCATCCGCATGCGCGTCGACGAGATGCGCGTCATCGGCCGGAACACGCAGGGCGTGAAGATGGTCGTGCTCGACGATGGCGAGCGGGTCGTGAGTGTTGCCCGCATGGTCGAAGGCGATGTCCAGGCCGACGGTGAAGCGGACGAGTCGGAGGGCGGAGAGCCCGAAGCGGTCGCGGAGAGCCCCGAGGTTCCCGAAACGCCCGAAGACGCCTGA